In one Tessaracoccus palaemonis genomic region, the following are encoded:
- a CDS encoding FecCD family ABC transporter permease produces the protein MSAIDLGYRAVVLRRGPVSGLIGVRSIVVCGILVVLILGLGIASLGIGTYPLSPAQVVGALLGTDDDTRTRLLVVTWRLPRALFAIACGVALAVSGAIFQSLTRNPLGSPDIIGFSTGSYTGVVLMTLVVGSTGYLDRAAAAVVGGCVTAAIVYLLSVSRGTVRSFRLIIMGIGVGALLGSLNSALMISSDVDAAMLTAVWAAGSLYGLSHAQLWPMVALLVVMLPVVAFIAPGLRQLELGDDAAHGLGVRARRVQATAVIMGVALTALVTAAAGPISFIALAAPQVARRLTRGSGLELVPSALVGAFLLLASDVLAAQLGFPVGIVTVSVGGAYLVWLLAAEYRKRT, from the coding sequence GTGAGCGCCATCGACCTCGGCTACCGGGCCGTCGTCCTGCGCCGAGGCCCGGTCTCGGGGCTCATCGGCGTCCGCAGCATCGTCGTCTGCGGAATCCTCGTCGTCCTGATCCTCGGTCTCGGAATCGCCTCACTGGGGATCGGGACCTATCCGCTGTCGCCCGCGCAGGTCGTCGGGGCGCTGCTCGGCACGGACGACGACACACGGACGCGGCTGCTGGTGGTCACCTGGCGCCTCCCCCGCGCGCTCTTCGCGATCGCCTGCGGCGTCGCGCTGGCCGTCTCCGGGGCGATCTTCCAGTCGCTCACCCGCAACCCGCTGGGATCCCCCGACATCATCGGCTTCTCCACGGGGTCGTACACCGGCGTGGTGCTCATGACCCTGGTGGTCGGTTCCACCGGGTACCTGGATCGGGCCGCTGCGGCCGTCGTCGGCGGCTGTGTCACGGCCGCCATCGTGTACCTGCTGTCAGTCAGCCGCGGCACCGTCCGGTCCTTCCGCCTGATCATCATGGGCATCGGTGTGGGCGCGCTGCTCGGATCCCTCAACTCCGCCCTCATGATCTCCTCGGACGTCGACGCGGCCATGCTCACCGCCGTGTGGGCCGCAGGATCGCTCTACGGCCTGAGCCATGCCCAGCTCTGGCCGATGGTCGCCCTGCTGGTGGTGATGCTGCCGGTCGTCGCCTTCATCGCGCCCGGCCTGCGGCAGCTCGAGCTCGGCGACGATGCGGCGCATGGTCTCGGCGTCCGCGCCCGCCGGGTGCAGGCGACGGCCGTGATCATGGGCGTCGCCCTGACCGCCCTCGTCACGGCGGCCGCCGGACCGATCTCCTTCATCGCCCTCGCGGCGCCGCAGGTCGCCCGGCGGCTCACCCGCGGCAGCGGTCTCGAGCTCGTCCCCTCCGCCCTGGTGGGCGCGTTCCTCCTGCTCGCCTCGGACGTCCTGGCTGCGCAGCTCGGCTTCCCGGTGGGGATCGTGACGGTGAGCGTCGGGGGCGCTTATCTGGTCTGGCTTCTGGCTGCCGAATACCGAAAGAGAACATGA
- a CDS encoding HAD-IA family hydrolase, with protein MAELPVRACHGRQSRRDTYERFLPAGGDVDTAVAEQERIESLADGIIEVPGAGALLKALNGAPWAVVTSAPRNLARMRIHAAELPQPDVLVSAEDVADEKPDPVGYLIAASRLGADPARCVVFEDAETGILAGCASGASTIIVGGYRPADDDLVTVDDLCAVAVIGHASTGVELAITPAAS; from the coding sequence TTGGCGGAACTGCCTGTGCGTGCCTGCCACGGACGCCAGAGCCGCCGCGACACCTACGAGCGGTTCCTCCCCGCAGGAGGCGACGTCGACACCGCCGTCGCCGAACAAGAACGCATCGAGTCACTCGCCGACGGCATCATCGAGGTCCCCGGCGCCGGCGCCCTCCTCAAAGCGCTCAACGGCGCACCCTGGGCGGTGGTCACCTCCGCGCCGCGTAACCTGGCACGGATGCGCATCCACGCCGCCGAACTGCCCCAACCGGACGTGCTCGTCTCAGCCGAGGACGTCGCGGACGAAAAACCCGACCCTGTCGGCTATCTGATCGCCGCGTCTCGGCTCGGAGCAGATCCTGCCCGGTGCGTGGTCTTCGAGGATGCCGAGACAGGCATCCTCGCCGGATGCGCCAGCGGCGCGAGCACCATCATCGTCGGCGGGTACCGACCAGCGGACGATGACCTCGTCACCGTCGACGACCTCTGCGCGGTCGCCGTCATAGGTCATGCCTCGACCGGCGTGGAACTCGCGATCACACCCGCAGCTAGCTAG
- a CDS encoding NACHT domain-containing protein → MPRPRQQRAAKPATEQPGNSFKYLYWRLSEADFQRLCGALLKLKFDPVRCYPVGMADEGIDAISNGSVIYQVKWSSKLLQNPEAWLRNALEGEREKILRLVEQKRITRYVLMTSVAGTTTAQRTGSIQKLEGFRQQLSTDLGVPIECWWQSDIDAEVDAAPDAIKWSYQEMLAGSDAIRYLIHGSEVQGQAARMRDTMLHVMGTQWREDSKIKFSQLDMDRVSVVDLFVDVHASLQAPPRNLVDEFVSKQAHQVFESSGALKYMLQTPVPLTYLIGVPGQGKSTLGQYLSQIHRAAILPGDALGDRKPPDDDVSEPKLPVRIDLKDYAAWLAGRDPFGEEDPKKTTRQRPKGARSLELFLADFCSANSGGRKVNVEEVQSLLERYPTLLVLDGLDEIADPSWRSVAVEQINLTATRMATTTKLRRFQILVTARPNASGLAEPDKDIFQTLRLEPLTPRLQHQFVNKWADVNDIRGKARRDLRRTFADRTALDHVAQLADNPMQLTILLFLINRKGDAVPVSRTPLYSDYMATLLDREVSRQQIERDQVARVQEVTSFLGWHMHSGVETKPAAGRMSKKDIETTLLLYFRETEGPVEQAETLFKAASDRFWALTSKVEGSFEFAVQPVREYFAARFLAEWAGRDRRVALSKQDVLQQLIERPYWLNTVRFYAGFAPPNELAGLRYGLEDALSAAQHPLQERVAAWALLSDGTFANNTPVQRDVTRLIADDLSAVLIARDPEAAVNFPRLTHANGGDQFASEILAAIERAPSSPLTPVRVELLRNRVALDKQRFLEWWRPHVDRSLGQAEQDAWLNVGGAFGVPRLESDLAPRLTLDSPENQRAALRAGISPEPDAAAGKQLLRAVLDGWCSDTPTSSSGEAGSLLRAMRPQWYHQLMEDSRRGPSMSSGHLWLSESDRSARASALTRLVEIDPQYDGLKRAANARGKGQKGTTEPWQNPARVLRKIHGPSLLAAEIAIAGAASVGTRGEGSIDTNGEPFGDNVDYGTLVIRVHGHPATAWWTETFDRYTDSLSRTTWTLALLATADTSVVESQLPSVDAHLAGLTVEEFDAAASASSRLGMIQHQRRLGGEVLQRITGCGSRAKLLVTHFVASTRSLDALDAIPEEDLIKLMGPRASSWTILRAVTARMLRSPSTLLLDTIARAGATARVDIPDGVRHLDDQYVRSILEHPELYPAAWVGAAERSRSQSHEETPLEAAALEAQWVPRVPRL, encoded by the coding sequence ATGCCTAGGCCGAGGCAACAACGCGCCGCGAAGCCGGCAACCGAGCAGCCAGGCAACTCGTTCAAGTACCTGTACTGGCGCTTGTCCGAGGCGGACTTTCAGCGCCTCTGTGGCGCGCTGCTGAAGCTCAAGTTCGACCCCGTCCGGTGTTATCCGGTTGGAATGGCCGACGAGGGCATTGACGCGATCTCGAACGGCAGCGTCATCTACCAGGTGAAGTGGAGCAGCAAGCTCCTGCAGAACCCCGAGGCCTGGCTCCGGAACGCCTTGGAGGGCGAACGCGAGAAGATCCTTCGGCTGGTCGAGCAGAAGCGCATCACTCGCTACGTCTTGATGACGTCTGTTGCGGGCACGACCACAGCCCAGCGGACCGGAAGCATCCAGAAGCTTGAAGGCTTCCGACAGCAGTTGAGCACGGATCTCGGCGTGCCGATCGAGTGCTGGTGGCAGTCAGACATCGACGCTGAGGTTGATGCCGCCCCGGATGCGATCAAGTGGTCGTACCAGGAGATGCTGGCCGGCTCAGACGCCATCAGATACCTGATTCACGGTTCCGAAGTGCAAGGCCAAGCGGCCCGGATGCGCGACACGATGCTGCACGTCATGGGGACGCAGTGGCGCGAAGACTCCAAGATCAAGTTCTCGCAACTCGACATGGACCGTGTCAGCGTCGTGGATCTCTTTGTCGACGTGCACGCTTCGCTTCAGGCGCCTCCGCGCAATCTAGTGGACGAGTTCGTCAGCAAACAGGCGCACCAGGTGTTCGAGTCGTCCGGCGCTCTGAAGTACATGCTGCAGACCCCGGTGCCGCTGACCTATCTGATCGGAGTTCCGGGGCAAGGCAAGTCGACGCTGGGCCAGTACTTGTCCCAGATTCACCGTGCGGCGATCCTGCCTGGTGATGCACTGGGCGACCGCAAACCGCCCGACGACGACGTCAGTGAACCGAAGCTTCCGGTACGCATCGACCTGAAGGACTATGCCGCGTGGCTGGCCGGGCGAGATCCGTTTGGAGAGGAGGATCCCAAGAAGACCACACGCCAGCGGCCGAAGGGTGCACGGAGTCTGGAACTGTTCCTCGCTGACTTCTGCAGTGCCAATAGCGGTGGGCGGAAAGTCAACGTCGAAGAGGTGCAGAGCCTCCTAGAGCGGTACCCAACACTTCTGGTCCTGGATGGACTTGACGAGATCGCTGACCCGTCATGGCGAAGCGTCGCGGTTGAACAGATCAACCTGACAGCGACGCGGATGGCGACCACGACAAAGTTGCGGCGATTCCAGATCCTGGTCACCGCGCGCCCGAACGCCTCCGGACTCGCGGAGCCAGACAAAGACATCTTCCAGACTCTGCGCCTGGAGCCGCTGACGCCGAGGCTGCAGCACCAGTTCGTCAACAAGTGGGCCGATGTCAATGACATTCGTGGCAAGGCTCGGCGCGACCTACGACGCACCTTCGCCGATCGGACAGCACTCGACCACGTTGCGCAGCTCGCAGACAATCCGATGCAACTGACGATCTTGCTCTTCTTGATCAACCGGAAGGGCGATGCGGTTCCGGTGTCGCGGACGCCGCTCTACTCCGACTACATGGCCACACTGCTCGACCGAGAGGTCAGCCGGCAGCAGATCGAGCGGGATCAGGTGGCCCGGGTGCAGGAGGTCACGTCCTTCCTCGGTTGGCACATGCATTCAGGCGTTGAGACGAAGCCAGCCGCCGGCCGCATGTCGAAGAAGGACATCGAGACGACGCTGCTGCTGTACTTCCGCGAGACCGAAGGCCCGGTGGAGCAGGCCGAGACGCTCTTCAAGGCCGCATCGGACCGATTCTGGGCGCTGACGAGCAAGGTCGAGGGCTCATTCGAGTTCGCAGTTCAGCCGGTCCGGGAGTACTTCGCGGCGCGGTTCCTTGCCGAATGGGCAGGCCGTGACAGACGGGTCGCTCTGTCCAAGCAGGATGTTCTCCAACAACTGATCGAACGTCCTTACTGGCTCAACACGGTGCGCTTCTACGCGGGCTTCGCACCACCCAACGAGCTCGCTGGCTTGCGTTACGGGCTTGAGGATGCGCTGAGCGCTGCGCAGCATCCCCTGCAGGAGCGCGTCGCCGCGTGGGCTCTTCTCAGTGACGGAACCTTTGCCAACAACACGCCTGTGCAGCGCGACGTCACGCGCTTGATTGCCGACGATCTCAGTGCTGTCCTGATCGCACGCGATCCAGAGGCCGCTGTGAACTTTCCTCGTCTGACGCACGCCAACGGCGGGGACCAGTTTGCGTCCGAGATACTCGCGGCCATCGAGCGTGCGCCATCGAGTCCGCTGACGCCCGTCAGGGTCGAACTCCTCCGAAACCGTGTAGCCCTCGACAAGCAGAGGTTCCTTGAGTGGTGGCGACCCCATGTCGACCGGAGCCTTGGGCAGGCAGAACAGGACGCCTGGCTCAACGTCGGTGGCGCCTTCGGGGTCCCGCGCCTGGAGTCTGACCTCGCACCTCGCCTGACCCTCGACTCACCGGAGAACCAGCGCGCCGCCCTCCGCGCGGGTATCTCGCCCGAGCCTGACGCCGCGGCAGGCAAACAACTGTTGCGCGCGGTGCTTGATGGCTGGTGCTCGGACACCCCGACGTCAAGCTCAGGTGAGGCGGGCTCCCTGCTCCGGGCGATGCGACCGCAGTGGTACCACCAGCTCATGGAGGACAGCCGCCGCGGCCCGAGCATGTCTAGCGGTCACCTCTGGCTCTCCGAATCCGACCGTTCGGCACGCGCGTCGGCGCTCACCCGGTTGGTCGAGATCGACCCCCAGTACGACGGGCTCAAACGGGCGGCAAACGCTCGCGGCAAGGGGCAGAAGGGCACGACCGAACCGTGGCAGAACCCAGCCCGAGTGCTGCGCAAAATCCATGGTCCTTCCCTCCTGGCTGCGGAGATCGCGATCGCAGGAGCGGCCAGTGTGGGGACGCGGGGCGAGGGCTCGATCGACACCAACGGTGAGCCCTTCGGCGACAACGTGGACTACGGGACGCTCGTGATTCGCGTCCACGGGCACCCCGCAACCGCATGGTGGACCGAGACGTTCGACCGCTACACGGACAGCCTCTCGCGGACCACATGGACGCTCGCACTCCTCGCGACAGCGGACACCTCTGTGGTCGAGAGCCAGTTGCCAAGTGTCGACGCGCACCTCGCCGGTCTCACGGTCGAGGAGTTCGATGCCGCAGCCTCTGCTTCGAGCCGGCTGGGCATGATCCAGCACCAACGGCGACTCGGCGGCGAGGTGCTTCAGCGCATCACCGGGTGTGGATCGCGAGCAAAACTGCTCGTCACTCACTTTGTCGCAAGTACCCGCTCGCTCGATGCCCTTGATGCCATCCCCGAGGAGGATCTCATCAAACTGATGGGTCCGAGGGCGAGCTCCTGGACGATCCTTCGCGCTGTCACCGCCAGAATGCTTCGAAGTCCCAGCACGCTGTTGCTTGACACGATCGCTCGCGCGGGCGCCACTGCGCGAGTTGACATTCCCGATGGTGTCCGGCATCTAGACGATCAGTACGTCCGCTCCATCCTCGAGCATCCAGAACTTTATCCGGCTGCGTGGGTTGGCGCGGCAGAGCGCTCGCGCTCCCAATCGCACGAGGAGACCCCGCTAGAAGCGGCCGCCCTCGAAGCGCAATGGGTGCCACGAGTCCCGCGACTGTAG
- a CDS encoding ABC transporter ATP-binding protein: MTHTATLPPAIQLDGVRVGYDRRIVCEDLSLEVPTGSYTAIIGPNACGKSTMLRSIARILPYRSGSILLDGDEIATIPTRTLATRLGLLPQTSLAPEGIRVADLVARGRHPHQGVFDRWSRVDEAIVAEAMEATGVSGLSGRLVDELSGGQRQRVWVAMILAQQTPVLLLDEPTTYLDITHQYGLLELFEVLRRDLDRTVVIVLHDLNQAARFASHLIVMKDGDIVTAGPPSEIITEALIDEVYNLPCRVVPDPETGAPMVIPRVRL, translated from the coding sequence ATGACACACACAGCAACCCTGCCGCCCGCCATCCAGCTGGACGGGGTCCGCGTTGGGTATGACCGACGGATCGTCTGCGAGGACCTGAGCCTCGAGGTGCCCACCGGGAGCTACACCGCGATCATCGGACCCAACGCGTGCGGCAAGTCGACGATGCTGCGGTCGATCGCGCGCATCCTCCCCTACCGGTCGGGCAGCATCCTCCTCGACGGCGACGAGATCGCCACGATCCCCACGCGTACGCTCGCGACCCGGCTGGGACTGCTGCCGCAGACCTCGCTCGCTCCGGAGGGGATCCGGGTCGCCGACCTGGTCGCCCGCGGGAGGCACCCGCACCAGGGCGTGTTCGACCGCTGGTCCAGGGTCGACGAGGCCATCGTCGCCGAGGCGATGGAGGCGACCGGCGTGTCGGGCCTCTCCGGGCGCCTCGTCGATGAGCTCTCCGGCGGACAACGGCAGCGGGTCTGGGTGGCGATGATCCTGGCGCAGCAGACACCCGTGCTCCTCCTCGACGAGCCGACGACGTACCTCGACATCACCCATCAGTACGGGCTGCTCGAGCTCTTCGAGGTGCTGCGTCGGGACCTCGACCGCACCGTCGTCATCGTGCTGCACGATCTGAACCAGGCGGCGCGCTTCGCCTCCCATCTCATCGTCATGAAGGACGGCGACATCGTGACCGCGGGGCCGCCGTCGGAGATCATCACCGAGGCGCTGATCGACGAGGTGTACAACCTGCCGTGCCGGGTCGTCCCGGACCCGGAGACCGGCGCCCCGATGGTGATTCCGCGGGTGAGGCTGTAG
- a CDS encoding ISL3 family transposase, with amino-acid sequence MPDPTSCCRAGGGYCQRCDLLLGLPGLHVTGVHRDDAGLRVEVESRLPGVMGCPTCGVVAHAHGRQRVELIDAACFTAPVRLWWRKRRWLCPEPSCPVTSFMEQDPDVARPRALLTARATSWAVGQMRRENASVQGLARQLGCAWKTLWRAVKPILEAAADDESRFAGVTTLGVDEHIWHHVSTRPVEQGGRGPKEFTGMVDLTRDQHGHVRARLLDLVPGRSGEAYTSWLKARGDTFREGVDIATLDPFHGYKNAIDDQLEDAIAVIDAFHVVKLGTTAVDEVRRRVQQDIHGHRGRRHDPLYRIRNLLRAGREHLTDRQKTRLETAFTADDRHVEVEVAWHCAQQLRSVYHQPSHADGRRVAEQILATFPSCPIPEIARLGRTLNQWRDAFLGYFTTGGANNGGTEAINGLIELARRVARGFRDPDNYRLRMLLIGGGLRL; translated from the coding sequence ATGCCCGATCCTACGTCCTGCTGCCGTGCCGGCGGCGGCTACTGCCAGCGCTGTGACCTTCTGCTGGGGTTGCCCGGGCTCCACGTGACCGGTGTCCATCGCGACGACGCGGGGCTTCGGGTTGAGGTCGAGTCCCGGCTGCCGGGGGTGATGGGTTGCCCGACATGTGGGGTCGTGGCGCATGCGCATGGCCGGCAGCGGGTGGAGTTGATCGACGCTGCCTGTTTCACGGCGCCGGTGCGGTTGTGGTGGCGGAAACGACGATGGCTGTGTCCGGAGCCGTCGTGTCCGGTGACCTCGTTCATGGAACAAGACCCCGACGTGGCGCGGCCCAGAGCGTTGCTCACCGCTCGGGCGACATCGTGGGCGGTCGGGCAGATGCGCCGCGAGAACGCTTCGGTTCAGGGTCTTGCCCGTCAGCTGGGTTGTGCTTGGAAGACGCTGTGGCGAGCCGTCAAACCGATCCTTGAAGCAGCCGCCGACGATGAGTCGCGCTTCGCCGGTGTCACCACGCTGGGTGTTGACGAACACATTTGGCATCACGTCTCGACCAGGCCTGTCGAGCAGGGTGGACGCGGCCCGAAGGAGTTCACCGGCATGGTTGATCTCACCCGCGACCAGCACGGACACGTCCGGGCGCGGCTCCTTGATCTGGTCCCGGGTCGTTCCGGCGAGGCCTACACGTCGTGGCTGAAGGCCCGCGGCGACACGTTCCGCGAAGGCGTCGACATCGCCACCCTGGACCCATTCCACGGCTACAAGAACGCCATCGACGACCAGTTGGAGGACGCCATCGCGGTGATCGACGCCTTCCACGTGGTCAAGCTCGGCACGACCGCGGTCGACGAGGTCCGCCGCCGGGTCCAGCAAGACATCCACGGCCACCGCGGCCGCAGACACGATCCGCTGTATCGGATCCGCAACCTACTGCGCGCCGGCCGGGAACACCTCACCGACCGGCAGAAGACACGCCTCGAGACCGCGTTCACCGCCGACGACCGACACGTCGAAGTCGAGGTCGCCTGGCACTGCGCCCAACAGCTCCGCTCGGTCTACCACCAGCCCAGCCACGCCGACGGCCGCAGGGTCGCAGAGCAGATCCTGGCCACGTTCCCGTCGTGTCCGATCCCGGAGATCGCCCGCCTCGGCCGGACCCTGAACCAGTGGCGAGACGCGTTCCTGGGCTACTTCACCACCGGCGGCGCCAACAACGGCGGAACCGAAGCCATCAACGGGTTGATCGAACTCGCCCGCCGCGTCGCCCGAGGATTCCGCGACCCCGATAACTACCGCCTCAGAATGCTCCTCATCGGCGGCGGTCTACGACTATGA
- a CDS encoding helix-turn-helix domain-containing protein, protein MKEEQARRLGKYIKKLRVERKMSGRELARVAGVDAAYIGRLEKGFYKAPRPDSLRAIALALGIPLADLFAMAEYVMPYDLPNFASYLRAK, encoded by the coding sequence ATGAAAGAAGAGCAAGCGCGCCGATTAGGTAAATACATAAAAAAGCTCCGCGTGGAGCGCAAGATGAGCGGTCGTGAACTAGCCCGAGTCGCTGGGGTCGACGCCGCCTACATCGGCCGATTGGAGAAGGGCTTCTACAAGGCACCCCGACCGGACTCACTGCGGGCGATCGCATTGGCACTTGGGATCCCGCTAGCGGATCTGTTCGCCATGGCCGAGTACGTGATGCCGTACGACCTGCCGAACTTCGCTTCCTATCTACGCGCCAAGTAG
- a CDS encoding ImmA/IrrE family metallo-endopeptidase, producing MHPARAQAERLREILGVTDHYFPTRLLDNVPHLRIEVVDDLPASGASFWGQGSWQIHVAATEPWLAHRLTILHELKHIIDHPRQSDVYDERAFVAYGERELIADYFAGCVLVPDALLRKEYRQTPDFQKLAAVFSVSERRIRHRLSEIGLVDSLHSIPRRSYPTGDYVIPAERESERRTV from the coding sequence ATGCATCCTGCTCGGGCACAAGCGGAGAGACTCCGAGAGATTCTTGGCGTCACAGACCACTATTTCCCGACCCGGCTCCTCGACAATGTGCCGCATCTTCGAATTGAAGTCGTGGACGACTTGCCTGCTTCGGGCGCTTCCTTCTGGGGACAAGGAAGTTGGCAAATTCACGTAGCGGCGACTGAGCCATGGCTAGCGCATCGGCTCACTATTCTGCACGAGTTGAAGCACATTATTGACCACCCGAGGCAAAGTGACGTCTACGATGAGCGAGCATTTGTGGCCTATGGAGAGCGCGAGCTCATCGCCGACTACTTCGCAGGGTGCGTGCTCGTGCCCGACGCGCTCCTACGCAAGGAGTACCGGCAGACACCTGATTTCCAGAAGTTGGCAGCAGTGTTCTCGGTTAGCGAGCGGCGGATCCGACATCGGCTATCCGAGATCGGGCTCGTCGACAGCCTTCACAGCATCCCTCGACGGTCCTACCCCACGGGCGACTATGTAATCCCGGCAGAACGCGAATCGGAACGTCGGACAGTGTGA
- a CDS encoding helicase C-terminal domain-containing protein, whose protein sequence is MAHYKAVFNSNSQLDDANVLIFDDAHAAAGAIADTWTVRFDNDAAAYRQIVTLLAQGLPGTAADRLLATTPDPATRSEGYLVDPSVVTANLAALTTIIETEAQKSSAKFQWRMVRDSIDACNVFVSADEIIIRPLLPPTITHPPYVTPKQRLYLSATIGAGGELERAFGRCRITRMAAPAGWDARGTGRRFFVFPQLITDFARAASDATAGQALDAFVSGLMKTAGRSLLLAPSNFAVEQYKQRLVPAGFKALGAGDVESTLAPFTGEPSAVLALANRYDGIDLPDEHCRLIVFAGLPVGADPQEKFYTTLLGAKRVLQERTRTRFAQGAGRATRNANDRSVVVVLGQPLIAFAGDRDVQAGTHPEIRAELEVGIRNSARRSAADVASAVRQFLAQDPEWNTNVEPEIRTLRDRYAAADASVDTKALQGSAAYEIRAVEAAWRGNFCDAVRQGERAIQVLSGGAELRPYQALWNYLAAHWARLAATTDASFDAQSLKFTQAANAAASRTTWIPNKRIVDGTATSSPSEESALDSLAVEGVITYARSFSKARALTRAIEEMKDDLSQRDAARYERGLVTLGKLLGAQSHKPEQEARADALWRWSDEMWVAWEAKSEAKDENDISAEDIRQANTHLRAASADLDEEVPYGSQIFLVSGKSTVHDSARALAADELSFTLVEDVLQVAEGVTAAWMSLQGRLLSEAGVDELRDAVADELRRADVLPSAVLPVFSGRLL, encoded by the coding sequence GTGGCGCATTACAAGGCCGTGTTCAATTCCAACTCCCAACTCGACGATGCGAACGTACTGATCTTTGACGACGCACATGCCGCGGCAGGCGCCATCGCGGACACGTGGACCGTGCGTTTCGATAATGACGCCGCTGCCTACAGGCAGATTGTCACTCTCTTGGCCCAGGGCCTACCAGGAACTGCAGCGGACCGGCTTCTTGCGACCACTCCGGATCCGGCGACGCGGTCCGAGGGCTACCTGGTCGATCCGTCGGTCGTGACCGCCAACCTTGCAGCCCTTACGACGATCATCGAAACGGAGGCGCAGAAGTCGAGCGCAAAGTTCCAGTGGCGGATGGTGCGTGACTCGATCGACGCCTGCAACGTGTTTGTCAGCGCTGACGAGATTATCATCCGGCCGTTGCTCCCGCCGACCATCACTCATCCTCCGTACGTCACCCCAAAGCAGCGCCTGTACCTCTCGGCCACGATCGGGGCGGGTGGCGAACTCGAGCGTGCCTTCGGTCGCTGCCGTATCACCAGAATGGCGGCGCCAGCAGGGTGGGATGCGCGAGGCACAGGGCGCCGTTTCTTCGTTTTCCCGCAGTTGATCACGGACTTTGCGCGTGCCGCCAGCGACGCCACCGCGGGCCAAGCTCTGGATGCGTTCGTGTCTGGACTGATGAAGACCGCGGGGCGTTCGCTGCTGCTAGCGCCCTCGAATTTCGCCGTGGAACAGTACAAGCAGCGCCTCGTGCCAGCCGGGTTCAAGGCCCTAGGCGCCGGCGATGTCGAGTCCACACTTGCCCCGTTCACGGGCGAACCCAGCGCAGTGCTCGCCCTCGCGAACAGGTACGACGGCATCGATCTGCCCGACGAACACTGTCGCCTCATCGTGTTCGCGGGTCTGCCTGTGGGCGCCGACCCGCAGGAGAAGTTCTACACGACGTTGCTCGGAGCCAAGCGAGTTCTACAGGAACGCACTCGGACCCGGTTTGCTCAGGGCGCTGGCCGTGCAACACGCAATGCCAACGACCGATCGGTTGTAGTTGTGCTTGGTCAGCCGCTCATCGCGTTCGCCGGAGACCGTGACGTCCAGGCTGGCACCCATCCAGAGATCCGAGCCGAGCTCGAAGTGGGGATCCGGAATAGCGCGCGACGGTCCGCCGCCGATGTCGCGTCTGCGGTCCGGCAGTTCCTCGCCCAGGACCCAGAGTGGAACACGAACGTCGAGCCGGAGATTCGCACGCTGCGTGATCGATACGCGGCTGCAGACGCTTCGGTCGACACCAAGGCGCTCCAGGGCTCAGCTGCTTATGAGATTCGTGCTGTGGAAGCCGCTTGGCGCGGGAACTTCTGCGATGCCGTTCGCCAGGGCGAGCGTGCCATCCAGGTCTTGTCTGGGGGGGCGGAGCTCCGTCCGTACCAAGCGTTGTGGAACTACCTCGCTGCACATTGGGCACGCCTGGCGGCGACCACGGACGCTTCCTTTGATGCCCAGTCATTGAAGTTCACGCAAGCTGCAAACGCAGCCGCTTCCAGGACCACCTGGATCCCCAACAAGCGGATTGTTGATGGGACAGCCACCTCGTCTCCGTCTGAAGAGTCCGCTCTCGACTCACTTGCTGTGGAGGGCGTTATCACATATGCGAGATCTTTCAGCAAGGCTCGTGCGCTCACTCGCGCGATTGAGGAGATGAAGGATGACCTGTCCCAGCGCGACGCGGCGCGATATGAGCGGGGCCTGGTGACTCTCGGGAAGCTCCTGGGCGCGCAGTCACACAAGCCCGAACAGGAAGCTCGCGCCGATGCCCTGTGGCGGTGGTCTGACGAGATGTGGGTTGCGTGGGAGGCCAAGTCGGAGGCCAAGGACGAGAACGATATCTCTGCCGAAGACATTCGACAGGCAAACACTCATCTGAGGGCCGCTTCCGCCGATCTCGATGAAGAGGTGCCCTACGGCAGCCAGATCTTCCTAGTCAGCGGCAAGAGCACGGTCCATGACTCAGCCCGCGCCCTGGCCGCCGATGAGTTGTCCTTCACCCTTGTCGAGGACGTGCTGCAGGTTGCCGAAGGCGTAACGGCCGCCTGGATGTCTCTCCAGGGGCGGCTTTTGAGTGAAGCGGGAGTTGACGAGCTCCGGGATGCCGTCGCCGATGAGTTGAGGCGTGCGGATGTGCTTCCCAGCGCGGTGCTGCCGGTGTTTTCAGGGCGCCTTCTCTAG
- a CDS encoding DEAD/DEAH box helicase: MSFITGTAQPSAAANPEALFRDLVRLDHGPKHLWAHQADILRDYLNHKNDPDLAIELPTGAGKTLVGMLIGEWRRRTFGERIVYLCPTLQLAKQAIADAHATGVSVVDLTGSNSAWDANDRFAYTKAALRT, encoded by the coding sequence ATGTCCTTCATTACTGGCACGGCCCAGCCGTCTGCGGCCGCGAACCCCGAGGCTTTGTTCCGTGACCTCGTGCGGCTCGACCACGGACCGAAGCACCTGTGGGCGCACCAGGCGGACATTCTGCGGGACTATCTCAACCACAAGAACGACCCTGATCTTGCCATCGAGCTGCCTACGGGAGCTGGTAAGACCCTCGTCGGAATGCTCATTGGCGAATGGCGGCGCCGCACGTTTGGCGAGCGTATTGTATACCTGTGCCCGACCCTGCAACTAGCCAAGCAGGCGATCGCGGATGCCCACGCCACGGGCGTCAGTGTCGTTGACCTGACCGGCTCGAACTCGGCTTGGGATGCCAACGACAGGTTCGCCTACACCAAGGCGGCTCTTCGTACCTGA